One stretch of Candida orthopsilosis Co 90-125, chromosome 3 draft sequence DNA includes these proteins:
- a CDS encoding Rpl18 predicted ribosomal protein: MGRDHTTKQHIRSGHRTAPKSDNVYLKLLVKLYSFLARRTDAPFNKVILKSLYLSKINRPPVSVSRISRALKNEGASQKTIVVVGTVTDDNRLLEFPKATVAALRFTAGAKARILKNGGEAITLDQLALRAPKGQNTLIVRGPRNAREAVRHFGFGPHKGKAPRILSKGRKFERARGRRRSRGFKV; this comes from the exons ATGGGTAGAGATCACACCACCAAACAACACATCAGATCAGGTCACAGAACCGCACCAAAATCAGACAATGTCtatttgaagttgttggttAAATTGTACTCATTCTTGGCTC GTCGTACCGATGCCCCATTTAACAAGgttattttgaaatcattgtaTTTGTCCAAGATTAACAGACCACCAGTTTCAGTCTCAAGAATCTCTCGtgcattgaaaaatgagGGTGCTTCCCAAAAgaccattgttgttgttggtacCGTTACTGATGACAACAGATTGTTGGAATTTCCAAAGGCTACTGTTGCTGCTTTAAGATTCACTGCTGGTGCCAAGGCTAGAATTTTGAAGAACGGTGGTGAAGCTATCACTTTGGATCAATTAGCTTTGAGAGCTCCAAAAGGTCAAAACACTTTGATTGTAAGAGGTCCAAGAAATGCCAGAGAAGCTGTCAGACACTTTGGTTTCGGTCCACACAAGGGTAAAGCTCCAAGAATTTTGTCCAAGGGTAGAAAATTCGAAAGAGCTAGAGGTAGAAGAAGATCAAGAGGTTTCAAGGTTTAA